A stretch of the Cyanobium sp. Tous-M-B4 genome encodes the following:
- a CDS encoding DUF3120 domain-containing protein encodes MLQACRNPGLSLISGVLVTLPVFLQAPWVRLAPFSAALFTVPLLGLALALSRHPNPRASRAGELLVGFCGSWLAGSLFWGWCRLHPVWHLPIEAFALPLALTGLQSRWKVACGFYLGSLLGTAATDAAIAGTGLMPSWPLILNAGSTEAPLLLQAAAQQVLAPQSLVLVVLCAALLVQACRWLWGLGEVGRITSAALATTLAVDALFLLASLGAPSLSGLI; translated from the coding sequence TTGCTGCAGGCGTGCCGCAACCCTGGGCTGAGCCTGATCAGCGGGGTTTTGGTCACCCTGCCAGTCTTCCTCCAGGCCCCATGGGTGCGGCTTGCACCTTTCAGTGCGGCTCTGTTCACTGTGCCCCTCCTTGGCCTGGCGCTGGCCTTGAGTCGGCACCCCAACCCCCGAGCCAGTCGAGCCGGGGAGTTGCTAGTTGGTTTCTGCGGCAGCTGGTTGGCAGGCAGCCTGTTTTGGGGCTGGTGCCGGCTCCATCCGGTGTGGCACCTTCCCATTGAGGCCTTTGCCCTGCCACTAGCTCTGACTGGACTGCAGAGCCGCTGGAAAGTTGCCTGCGGGTTTTACTTAGGGTCCCTGCTTGGTACGGCAGCCACTGATGCGGCCATAGCCGGAACCGGGCTGATGCCCTCCTGGCCCCTGATCCTCAATGCGGGCAGCACCGAGGCACCCCTGCTCCTGCAAGCTGCCGCCCAGCAAGTGCTCGCCCCCCAAAGCCTGGTTTTGGTTGTGCTCTGCGCGGCGCTGCTTGTTCAAGCCTGCCGCTGGCTCTGGGGTTTGGGCGAGGTGGGACGCATAACAAGCGCTGCCTTGGCCACAACCTTGGCGGTAGATGCC
- a CDS encoding undecaprenyl-diphosphate phosphatase translates to MPNLPIAVIGFWEACFRSLVLGILQGLTEFLPISSTAHLKVVPVLLGWGDPGVAVTAVIQLGSIAAVLAYFRSDLAEVIRGVGRACRHGQWGDPSARMGVAIALGTLPIVFAGLALKLWVPDYDNSPLRSMASIAVVSIVMALLLALAELVGSRRRELVDVQPRDGFWVGLAQALALVPGVSRSGSTLTAALFDSWQRPAAARFSFLLGIPAITLAGLVSLKEAFSAPAGGGAVPLLVGIVAAAVVSWLAIAWLLRFLQTNSTWVFVAYRLVFGVGILIWLAARMAV, encoded by the coding sequence ATGCCGAACCTGCCTATTGCGGTGATCGGCTTCTGGGAAGCCTGCTTTCGATCCCTGGTGTTGGGGATTTTGCAGGGGCTAACGGAGTTCTTGCCGATCAGCAGCACCGCCCACCTCAAGGTGGTGCCGGTGTTGCTCGGCTGGGGCGATCCAGGGGTAGCGGTCACGGCGGTGATACAGCTGGGCAGCATCGCGGCGGTGTTGGCTTATTTCCGCTCAGACCTGGCTGAAGTGATCAGGGGCGTGGGCCGGGCCTGCCGTCACGGTCAGTGGGGCGACCCCTCCGCTCGCATGGGTGTCGCCATTGCCTTAGGCACTCTGCCGATTGTTTTTGCCGGTTTGGCTTTGAAACTTTGGGTGCCCGATTACGACAACTCGCCGCTGCGCAGCATGGCCTCGATTGCGGTCGTGTCGATTGTGATGGCCCTGTTGCTGGCTCTGGCTGAGCTGGTGGGTAGTCGTCGCCGCGAGCTGGTTGATGTCCAGCCCCGTGATGGTTTCTGGGTCGGTCTGGCTCAGGCCCTGGCTCTGGTGCCAGGCGTTTCCCGTTCGGGGAGCACCCTCACTGCCGCTTTGTTTGACAGCTGGCAGCGCCCGGCCGCCGCCCGCTTCTCCTTTTTGTTGGGCATTCCGGCAATCACCCTGGCTGGGCTGGTGTCCCTCAAGGAGGCATTCAGTGCTCCAGCTGGTGGTGGCGCCGTGCCTTTGCTTGTGGGAATCGTTGCCGCTGCGGTGGTGTCCTGGTTGGCGATCGCCTGGTTGCTGCGCTTTCTGCAAACGAACAGCACCTGGGTGTTCGTCGCCTATCGCCTGGTCTTCGGGGTAGGCATATTGATTTGGCTTGCCGCCAGGATGGCAGTCTGA
- a CDS encoding TIGR03279 family radical SAM protein, whose protein sequence is MWNEPSAGIALAALDDGSPGTVRLPAPAVVASVEPGSIAEELGFQPGDRLLSINGKRPRDLIDVQMLVGEEELTLEVEDPDGSLHTVELEKDLDEGLGLGFTEALFDGLKQCNNACPFCFIDQQPPGRRSSLYLKDDDYRLSFLYGSYLTLTNLTAADWQRIEEQRLSPLFVSVHATEPELRSRLLVNPRAALLLDQLGWFAQRDLQIHAQVVVCPGINDGPALLRTLQDLAQFGGGDWPAVLSVAVVPVGLTRFRPDGDDLIPVDRQSARQVIALVEPLQQGFQRDLGSRFVWLSDEWYLMAGLPLPPRADYEDLPQQENGVGSIRAFIEALELATRKLPKALARPRRLSWVVGQLVAEALEPVVARLNAVAGLELILHGLPSPYWGQEQVVTGLLTGSDLLTGLAGLDLGEALLLPAVMLRQGEPVFLDDLSLAQVEAQLPVPVQLLQGADDLVASCLAKFPLSP, encoded by the coding sequence GTGTGGAATGAGCCCTCTGCGGGGATTGCCCTGGCTGCCCTCGATGACGGCTCCCCAGGGACGGTGCGCTTACCGGCCCCTGCCGTAGTCGCCTCGGTGGAGCCTGGTTCGATCGCTGAGGAGTTGGGCTTTCAGCCGGGCGACCGCCTGCTCAGCATCAATGGCAAGCGTCCACGGGATCTGATCGATGTTCAGATGTTGGTGGGAGAGGAAGAGCTCACCTTGGAAGTTGAAGATCCTGACGGATCCCTGCATACGGTTGAGTTGGAGAAGGATCTTGACGAGGGCCTGGGCCTGGGATTCACCGAAGCTTTGTTCGATGGCCTCAAGCAGTGCAACAACGCCTGTCCGTTCTGCTTCATCGACCAGCAGCCACCGGGTCGCCGCAGCAGTCTCTACCTCAAAGATGATGATTACCGGCTCAGTTTTCTTTATGGCTCCTACCTAACACTCACCAACCTCACCGCTGCTGATTGGCAGCGGATCGAGGAACAGCGGCTTTCGCCCTTGTTCGTTTCCGTCCATGCCACCGAGCCTGAGCTGCGCAGCCGTTTGCTAGTCAATCCTCGGGCCGCTCTGCTGCTGGATCAGCTTGGCTGGTTCGCCCAGCGGGATTTGCAGATCCACGCCCAGGTGGTGGTGTGCCCTGGTATCAACGATGGCCCGGCCTTACTGCGCACCTTGCAGGATTTGGCCCAATTTGGCGGTGGCGATTGGCCCGCGGTGCTCTCCGTGGCAGTGGTGCCCGTGGGGCTTACCCGTTTTCGTCCCGACGGGGATGACCTCATACCAGTAGATCGCCAGTCAGCCCGCCAGGTAATCGCCTTGGTGGAGCCCTTGCAGCAGGGCTTTCAGCGAGATCTGGGCAGTCGTTTCGTTTGGTTGTCCGATGAGTGGTATCTCATGGCGGGGCTGCCGCTTCCCCCTCGGGCAGATTACGAAGATCTTCCCCAGCAGGAAAACGGCGTGGGCAGCATTCGCGCCTTTATCGAGGCGCTTGAGCTCGCTACTCGGAAGCTGCCCAAGGCCCTGGCCAGGCCGCGGCGGCTGAGCTGGGTGGTGGGCCAGCTGGTGGCCGAAGCCCTCGAGCCCGTGGTGGCCAGGCTAAATGCGGTTGCAGGGCTTGAGTTGATTTTGCATGGCTTGCCAAGCCCTTACTGGGGGCAGGAGCAGGTAGTTACGGGCCTGTTAACCGGTTCTGATCTGCTTACCGGCTTGGCTGGCTTGGATTTGGGCGAGGCCTTGCTGCTGCCAGCGGTGATGCTGCGCCAGGGCGAACCGGTATTCCTCGACGACCTCAGCCTGGCTCAGGTCGAGGCCCAGCTGCCGGTGCCTGTGCAGCTGCTGCAGGGTGCAGACGACCTTGTGGCCTCATGTTTAGCCAAGTTTCCTTTATCTCCTTAA